One genomic segment of [Phormidium] sp. ETS-05 includes these proteins:
- a CDS encoding tetratricopeptide repeat protein: MNATIGTTLKGRYQIIADLKRRAFGKTYRAIRLAPPKQGSRDKIAPLPPLPPGVGGVAGAGAATDRVIQIFQPPSTHPLVQEEAKRRFEQELSILRRLGEHPQIPTIIEGFQENQELYLVREYIPGQSLEPQMKSPWSPNQVIAMLTEVLQILDFVHQCGVIHGNITPANLIRHSENGKIFLTDLARIKEIETIVLTPNGTAKTAAVGTPGYMPLEQLDGKPQPCSDIYALGITAIKALTGVNPRQLTREPKTGQVIWHHLAPVPEAIVAILDRMVCADISSRYPNAAAVLRDLAGLDKINRVLHGHYQIIDVLLTSEQGTTFLAQDQLQADYPLYAIKEIPPSLVIDNADAPAEAAFEQIAQVRQSLGNHSSILPKLVDDFQENGCLYLVQEFIEGEPANLASSQWDEAQARQFLVEALQLLDRLHSSNCYCLALTPDCLKRRPDGKIVLTDLTLIRATSILANGSADSADLWRYHLPPLEREGVLRPNSDIYALGMLMIQGLTGIHPAMLPRPTNSAPNSGVASQLLWRQEARVSDQLAAILDKMVQPYFRDRYQSAQEVLADCLSHPDFLGTIALRETRGPGDFWTIPPSPALGEGMGVRALARGPGDSQSPRHPVTPSPHPPVTPSPRHPVSPFWDQGTRGPGEQGSRGALEQGTQRLRQEGAGELLSSLPLSQSPRHPVTPSPRPEVPPSPRLPVSPSHRLPIIGLSIICMAVAGVAAISQFQKLARNHTADQYIQRANSFLDGRLGDEAIAQCDRAISIASDYAEAWKCHGDALYILERYKAALVSYQKASTLEPKNPKYWNNQGETLYQMGNYTEAIAAHDRAGSLDKRNTAAHKGRGLALIGLNRYSDAVAEFDRAIALDPSDPKSWENKGLALEYSLNPTGAREAYQEALAVYDSKLAAQPKSPTMWVERGRVLSKLQRAVDALASYDKALEISPQFYLAWNAKGSTLYSMGQFEAAVTAYDKALEINPQFYTAWHNRGAVLNAGLGRYEEAILSYEQVLEINPNFYHAWRDKGAALAAMSRYQDAIAAFDKALKIEPNDHKSWVSRGLALTELARDEEALASFDKALSIYPLDAFAWTRRGVALEYLRRDRDALASYEKAVEIQPKFQPAIEARSRLRSRLSR; encoded by the coding sequence ATGAACGCAACCATTGGAACAACATTAAAAGGACGATATCAAATTATCGCCGACCTAAAAAGGAGGGCATTTGGTAAAACATATCGTGCTATCCGCCTTGCGCCACCGAAGCAGGGGAGCAGAGATAAGATAGCTCCCCTGCCCCCCCTGCCCCCAGGAGTGGGAGGAGTGGCAGGGGCGGGAGCGGCAACCGATCGCGTCATCCAGATATTTCAGCCCCCCAGCACCCACCCCCTCGTCCAAGAAGAAGCAAAACGACGCTTTGAACAAGAGCTGTCAATTCTGCGCCGGTTAGGCGAACATCCCCAAATTCCCACCATCATCGAAGGCTTCCAAGAAAACCAGGAACTATATTTGGTCCGCGAGTATATCCCCGGTCAATCCCTAGAACCACAGATGAAATCGCCGTGGAGCCCGAACCAGGTCATCGCCATGCTCACCGAAGTGCTGCAAATCCTCGATTTTGTCCACCAGTGCGGCGTCATCCACGGCAACATCACCCCAGCCAACCTGATTCGTCACTCCGAAAATGGCAAAATCTTCCTCACCGACCTTGCCCGCATCAAAGAAATAGAGACGATCGTCCTTACCCCCAACGGCACCGCCAAAACCGCCGCCGTCGGCACCCCCGGTTACATGCCCCTAGAGCAACTAGACGGCAAACCCCAGCCTTGCAGCGACATTTACGCCCTAGGGATTACCGCCATCAAAGCCCTCACCGGCGTCAACCCCCGCCAACTAACACGAGAACCCAAAACCGGACAAGTCATCTGGCACCATCTCGCCCCAGTCCCAGAGGCCATTGTCGCCATTTTAGACCGCATGGTCTGCGCCGATATCTCCTCTCGCTACCCTAACGCCGCCGCCGTTCTGCGAGACCTAGCTGGTTTAGACAAAATTAACCGCGTCCTCCACGGACATTACCAAATCATTGATGTGCTGTTGACATCAGAGCAGGGGACGACCTTTCTGGCTCAGGATCAACTCCAAGCCGACTATCCTCTCTATGCCATTAAAGAAATTCCCCCCAGTCTAGTCATCGATAATGCGGACGCTCCCGCAGAGGCTGCCTTTGAACAAATAGCCCAAGTCCGGCAATCCCTAGGAAACCATTCCTCGATTCTCCCCAAATTAGTAGATGACTTCCAGGAAAACGGTTGTCTGTACCTCGTGCAAGAATTCATCGAAGGGGAGCCAGCTAATTTGGCTTCTTCTCAATGGGACGAAGCACAAGCAAGGCAATTTTTGGTCGAAGCGCTACAGCTATTAGACCGCTTGCATTCCTCCAATTGCTACTGCCTAGCTTTGACTCCAGACTGTTTAAAGCGACGCCCCGACGGCAAAATCGTACTAACAGACCTCACCCTGATTCGGGCAACCAGCATCCTAGCAAACGGTTCCGCAGATAGTGCCGACCTCTGGCGCTACCATCTGCCCCCCTTAGAGCGAGAAGGCGTCCTGCGTCCCAACAGCGATATCTACGCCCTGGGGATGCTAATGATTCAGGGTTTGACAGGCATTCATCCGGCTATGCTGCCACGTCCTACTAATTCCGCACCGAACTCTGGCGTTGCCTCTCAACTTTTATGGCGGCAGGAAGCTCGGGTCAGCGACCAGCTTGCGGCGATTTTGGATAAAATGGTGCAACCTTATTTTCGCGATCGCTACCAAAGCGCCCAGGAAGTCCTCGCCGACTGCCTGTCCCATCCGGACTTCCTCGGGACGATCGCCTTGCGAGAGACCAGGGGACCAGGGGACTTCTGGACCATTCCCCCCTCTCCCGCCCTGGGAGAGGGGATGGGGGTGAGGGCTTTAGCCAGGGGACCGGGGGACTCCCAGTCACCCCGTCACCCCGTCACCCCGTCACCCCATCCCCCCGTCACCCCGTCTCCCCGTCACCCCGTCTCCCCCTTTTGGGACCAGGGGACCAGGGGACCAGGGGAGCAGGGGAGCAGGGGAGCTCTTGAGCAGGGGACCCAACGACTGCGCCAGGAGGGAGCAGGGGAGCTCTTGAGCAGTCTCCCTCTCTCCCAGTCACCCCGTCACCCCGTCACCCCGTCACCCCGTCCAGAAGTCCCCCCGTCACCCCGTCTCCCCGTCTCCCCGTCACACCGTCTCCCCATCATTGGACTTAGCATCATCTGTATGGCAGTAGCTGGTGTGGCGGCCATTTCACAGTTCCAGAAATTGGCTAGGAATCATACAGCCGATCAATATATCCAGCGGGCGAATTCCTTCTTGGATGGAAGACTCGGTGACGAGGCGATCGCCCAATGCGATCGAGCAATCTCCATTGCCAGCGACTACGCCGAAGCCTGGAAATGCCACGGCGACGCCCTCTATATCCTAGAACGCTACAAAGCCGCCCTCGTCTCCTACCAAAAAGCCAGCACCCTAGAGCCGAAAAATCCCAAATACTGGAATAACCAAGGCGAGACCCTCTACCAAATGGGCAACTACACCGAAGCGATCGCCGCGCACGATCGAGCCGGATCCCTAGACAAACGCAACACCGCCGCCCACAAAGGTCGGGGACTCGCCCTAATTGGACTCAACCGCTACTCCGACGCCGTTGCAGAATTTGACCGAGCCATTGCCCTAGACCCCTCCGACCCCAAATCCTGGGAAAACAAAGGCTTAGCCCTAGAATACTCGCTCAACCCCACCGGCGCCAGAGAAGCCTACCAAGAAGCCCTCGCCGTCTATGACAGCAAACTGGCCGCTCAACCCAAATCCCCCACCATGTGGGTAGAACGTGGGCGGGTACTCAGCAAACTCCAGCGAGCCGTTGACGCCCTCGCATCCTACGATAAAGCCCTAGAAATCAGCCCCCAATTCTACCTCGCTTGGAACGCCAAAGGCAGCACCCTTTACAGCATGGGACAATTTGAAGCCGCCGTAACCGCCTACGATAAAGCCCTAGAAATCAACCCCCAATTTTACACCGCTTGGCACAACCGGGGCGCCGTTCTCAACGCTGGACTCGGACGATATGAAGAGGCAATATTATCTTACGAACAAGTCCTCGAAATTAATCCCAACTTTTACCACGCTTGGCGAGACAAAGGCGCCGCCCTAGCGGCGATGTCCCGCTATCAAGATGCCATAGCCGCATTCGATAAAGCCCTGAAAATCGAACCCAACGACCATAAATCCTGGGTCAGTCGCGGCCTCGCCCTCACCGAACTAGCCAGAGATGAAGAAGCTCTCGCCTCCTTTGACAAAGCCCTTAGCATCTACCCCCTAGACGCCTTTGCTTGGACGCGGCGAGGAGTGGCATTGGAATATCTCCGCCGAGATAGAGACGCCCTCGCCTCCTACGAGAAAGCCGTAGAAATCCAGCCCAAATTTCAGCCCGCTATTGAAGCTCGCAGCCGCTTACGCTCCCGACTCTCCCGATAG
- a CDS encoding CAAD domain-containing protein, which yields MNPEITSKTETMTESETKKMDVNVADSGSLAPMSSPDGSGEQWQQIKDQVIDILSDLPDYLGGFFNQYQKPIVTIGLLVGVIVTIRVTLAVVDAINDIPLLAPTFELIGMGYSAWFIYRYLLQASSRQELWREINSIKESLLGRKS from the coding sequence ATGAATCCTGAAATTACGAGCAAAACGGAAACAATGACTGAATCAGAAACGAAAAAAATGGACGTGAATGTGGCCGATTCCGGCTCTCTGGCTCCCATGTCTTCTCCAGACGGTTCCGGGGAGCAGTGGCAGCAAATCAAGGATCAAGTTATTGACATTCTCTCGGACTTACCAGATTATTTAGGTGGCTTTTTTAACCAATACCAAAAACCAATTGTCACCATCGGTTTACTGGTAGGCGTGATTGTCACGATCAGAGTGACTTTGGCTGTGGTGGACGCGATTAACGATATCCCCTTACTAGCACCGACTTTTGAACTGATCGGTATGGGATACTCAGCTTGGTTTATTTATCGTTATTTACTCCAAGCATCTAGCCGTCAAGAGTTATGGCGGGAAATCAATTCCATCAAGGAAAGTCTCTTAGGCAGAAAATCCTAA
- a CDS encoding S-layer homology domain-containing protein gives MKEKPPEFSDIPKDSREYKILIIIATRGIVSGYEDGTFRPENPVTRAEFASMLEKTFDAKKVAESLKFGDIPADYWAVGAIDEATQTGFLKGYPQQIFQPTQKIPRVQVLVSLASGLNLTPKSDPEKTLQTAYADAKDIPQWARAKVAAATEIGLVFNNNGTGKTLNPNQEATRSDIALLMYQALEIAGAVEKIPPQ, from the coding sequence GTGAAAGAGAAACCGCCGGAATTTTCCGACATACCCAAAGATTCGCGAGAGTATAAAATCTTGATTATTATTGCGACGCGGGGTATCGTCAGCGGCTATGAGGATGGCACTTTTCGCCCAGAAAACCCAGTGACGCGGGCAGAATTTGCCAGTATGCTGGAAAAAACATTTGACGCCAAAAAAGTGGCTGAATCTTTGAAATTTGGGGATATTCCCGCCGACTATTGGGCAGTGGGGGCGATCGACGAAGCCACCCAAACCGGATTTTTAAAAGGATATCCCCAGCAAATCTTCCAGCCCACCCAAAAGATTCCCAGAGTCCAGGTTTTGGTGTCCTTAGCCAGCGGGTTAAATTTAACGCCCAAATCTGACCCAGAAAAAACCTTACAAACCGCCTATGCAGATGCCAAAGATATACCCCAGTGGGCCAGAGCCAAGGTAGCAGCAGCCACAGAAATCGGTTTAGTATTCAATAATAATGGAACCGGCAAAACCCTCAATCCCAATCAAGAAGCCACTCGCAGCGACATTGCGCTATTAATGTATCAAGCCTTAGAGATTGCCGGGGCTGTGGAAAAAATACCCCCACAGTAA
- a CDS encoding CHAT domain-containing protein, protein MLLILSYLLPSIAQAQTNPESTNSPSNIIPANDGTGTIVNQEGNQFNITGGQQSVNGANLFHSLTKMGLEPGEIANFISDPKTRNIITRIVGDNASIIDGLIQVTGSNANLFLMNPAGILFGANASLNVPGDFFATTATSIGFAGANGLDERWFNAIGDNDYRQLLGNPNQFAFSGAEPGSVVNFGNLAVSPEHRLTLLGGTVISTGTLSGGQILLQTVPGTSLVRLEREGMLLSLEINPVGGNDNSPLLPTNPLSLPELLTGGNAQNANGVRVEPDGRVMLVGSNLQIENGDLVVKQILPVEEGAAPTVGLSATGGVILQDALETGDLTMRGASASASAPLNATGSVSINVTGTVTAADITTDGGLVTIESMRAIRLGNITTLGGDVLLANTSLANNSSAATIRSRPPLTSSSPSPHARSGPLVRALAPVSAGGVVTGAIDTSSQMPSERGGNVSIATAEGDINVTYINAAGNGAPGDIQVTTPDNFRAVGSFVDSMGNPISIAGGNIQIDTQGTVFQVGDSSENGTTGAIVSPGMTLNPGTSISSGSVVVPPAANPDNPTPSPTVSVPPGPATPSLPTATDADNIRSSDSPSSSGATPNVAPPSPTVPTTPTTVMSSSTTPVPDGVGFASTSAPADDTGERDKMPVVTPQAVTPQAVTPQAVTPQAVTPQAVTPQAVTPQAVTPQAVTPQAVTPPVAIPEVVITEAVTPQAVTPQAVMPPVVIPEVVITEAVTPQAVTPPVAIPEVVTPQVVVPPMVAPEVASVPTPPQVVFTTRNEPDDIRDREFLNPLVLAAGSNLEPAEIDQLRTREFLGYLGKLGNSGLQAVPQEGNIREQMASVVRETDLKPAIIYAISLPEMLELVVVLPDGATVRRVVSAANHEALNALVREFISELTDPLGSRTRGMSAEAPSPHLGEGSGVRDPGEGPGVRAILGEAKEPSIPQPLSPKEGERGVKAIPSSPSLGEGSGVRDPGEGPGVRAILGEAKEPSIPQPLSPKEGERGVKAIPSSPSLGEGPLVRALASPPPGYMRAARQLYDWLIAPIEDELKAARVDTLMFSLDAGMRALPLAALHDGQQFLVEKYRLSLIPSVALTDAAYVPLQEAKVLAMGAAEFADAAVSPLPSVPGELETIARYWQGNTFLNRAFTVGNVRARQRREGYQVLHLATHVQFFPDNFRKSYIQFYDKRLSWNGLQELVWRDKPLELLVLSACETAFADPTQDISGPELGMAGLAAQTGAKSVLASLWLVDDAATSLLMREFYWQLSIQKQTVKAEALRRAQLALLRDRLRFRRGVEDADFSHPYYWAAFTLVGSPW, encoded by the coding sequence TTGCTGCTAATTCTGAGTTACCTCCTTCCCAGTATCGCCCAAGCCCAAACCAACCCCGAATCCACCAATAGCCCATCCAACATCATCCCGGCCAATGATGGTACGGGCACCATTGTTAACCAAGAAGGCAATCAATTTAATATCACCGGGGGTCAACAATCGGTTAATGGCGCCAATTTATTCCACAGTCTCACCAAAATGGGACTAGAACCAGGAGAAATTGCTAACTTTATTTCTGACCCGAAAACCAGAAATATCATCACTCGCATTGTGGGGGATAACGCATCAATTATTGATGGCTTAATCCAAGTCACAGGCAGCAATGCCAATCTATTTTTAATGAATCCGGCTGGCATTCTTTTCGGAGCCAATGCCAGCCTGAACGTCCCCGGTGACTTTTTTGCCACCACCGCCACCAGCATCGGTTTCGCCGGAGCCAATGGATTGGATGAGCGATGGTTTAATGCCATTGGCGACAACGATTATCGGCAACTCTTGGGCAACCCCAACCAATTCGCCTTTTCTGGGGCAGAACCAGGGTCCGTGGTCAATTTTGGCAACCTAGCGGTATCGCCGGAACACCGTTTAACCCTCCTTGGCGGTACAGTCATCTCCACCGGGACACTTTCAGGCGGCCAAATCTTGCTCCAAACAGTTCCTGGCACCAGTTTGGTGCGCTTAGAGAGAGAGGGAATGCTCCTGAGTTTGGAAATTAACCCCGTAGGGGGGAATGACAATTCGCCCCTACTCCCCACCAACCCCCTATCATTACCGGAACTGCTCACCGGGGGAAATGCCCAAAATGCTAACGGCGTCCGCGTCGAACCAGATGGCAGAGTGATGCTGGTGGGCTCTAATCTCCAAATCGAAAATGGAGATTTAGTAGTGAAGCAGATTTTACCTGTGGAAGAGGGAGCCGCCCCCACAGTGGGATTAAGTGCCACTGGCGGAGTGATTCTGCAAGATGCCTTAGAAACTGGAGATTTGACCATGAGGGGCGCGTCCGCGTCCGCGTCCGCACCCCTAAACGCTACTGGCTCGGTGAGCATCAATGTTACTGGCACTGTCACCGCCGCTGATATCACTACTGATGGAGGTTTAGTGACGATCGAGTCCATGCGAGCTATTCGCCTCGGCAATATCACCACATTGGGGGGCGATGTGTTATTAGCCAATACATCGTTAGCCAATAATTCAAGCGCTGCTACCATCCGCTCTCGCCCGCCTTTAACCTCCTCTTCCCCCTCTCCCCACGCCCGGAGTGGGCCTCTTGTGAGGGCTTTAGCCCCCGTTAGTGCGGGGGGGGTGGTGACAGGCGCGATCGATACTAGCTCCCAAATGCCTTCAGAGCGGGGTGGCAATGTGTCGATCGCCACCGCCGAAGGCGATATCAATGTCACCTACATCAACGCGGCGGGCAATGGTGCCCCTGGAGATATCCAGGTGACAACCCCAGATAATTTCCGCGCCGTCGGGTCTTTTGTTGACAGTATGGGCAACCCCATCAGCATCGCTGGCGGCAATATCCAAATCGATACCCAGGGCACAGTTTTTCAAGTGGGCGATAGCTCAGAAAACGGCACAACGGGAGCGATCGTCTCCCCTGGGATGACATTGAATCCCGGAACATCCATATCATCTGGGTCGGTAGTAGTTCCCCCAGCCGCTAACCCAGACAATCCCACACCATCCCCCACCGTTAGCGTCCCGCCGGGACCTGCTACCCCCTCTTTGCCCACAGCCACCGATGCTGACAATATCCGTTCCTCAGATTCGCCCTCCAGTTCTGGCGCCACCCCTAACGTAGCACCGCCTAGTCCCACCGTTCCCACCACACCCACCACGGTAATGTCTTCTTCCACCACCCCTGTTCCCGATGGGGTGGGATTTGCGTCCACGTCCGCACCAGCAGACGACACGGGGGAGAGGGACAAGATGCCAGTTGTCACCCCACAGGCAGTGACACCACAGGCTGTTACCCCACAGGCTGTTACCCCACAGGCTGTTACCCCACAGGCTGTTACCCCACAGGCAGTGACACCACAGGCAGTGACACCACAGGCAGTGACACCACAGGCTGTCACCCCACCAGTAGCCATTCCCGAAGTAGTAATTACAGAGGCAGTAACACCACAGGCAGTGACACCACAGGCTGTGATGCCGCCAGTAGTAATTCCCGAAGTAGTAATTACAGAAGCAGTGACACCACAGGCTGTCACCCCACCAGTAGCCATTCCCGAAGTAGTGACGCCACAGGTGGTAGTGCCACCAATGGTAGCGCCAGAGGTCGCCTCAGTGCCGACGCCACCGCAGGTAGTTTTCACCACTCGGAACGAGCCCGATGATATCAGGGATCGAGAATTCCTTAACCCTCTGGTACTGGCAGCGGGGAGCAACCTGGAACCGGCAGAAATTGACCAATTGCGCACCAGGGAATTTTTGGGCTATTTGGGGAAATTGGGCAATTCAGGACTTCAGGCAGTGCCCCAAGAAGGGAATATCCGGGAGCAGATGGCGAGTGTCGTTCGGGAAACGGATTTAAAACCAGCCATTATTTACGCCATTTCCTTGCCGGAGATGCTGGAACTGGTGGTGGTACTTCCTGATGGAGCCACGGTGCGTCGGGTGGTCTCGGCGGCTAACCATGAAGCTCTAAACGCCTTGGTGCGAGAGTTTATTTCCGAACTAACCGACCCCCTGGGTTCTCGCACTAGGGGGATGTCCGCAGAAGCCCCCTCTCCCCACTTGGGAGAGGGGTCGGGGGTGAGGGATCCGGGAGAGGGGCCAGGGGTGAGGGCAATTCTGGGAGAGGCAAAAGAGCCCTCTATCCCCCAACCCCTTTCTCCCAAAGAGGGAGAAAGGGGAGTAAAGGCAATTCCCTCCTCTCCCTCCTTGGGAGAGGGGTCGGGGGTGAGGGATCCGGGAGAGGGGCCAGGGGTGAGGGCAATTCTGGGAGAGGCAAAAGAGCCCTCTATCCCCCAACCCCTTTCTCCCAAAGAGGGAGAAAGGGGAGTAAAGGCAATTCCCTCCTCTCCCTCCTTGGGAGAGGGGCCTCTTGTGAGGGCTTTAGCATCACCACCACCAGGATATATGAGGGCAGCGCGGCAGTTGTACGATTGGCTGATTGCTCCCATTGAGGATGAGTTGAAAGCGGCTCGCGTGGATACCCTGATGTTTTCTTTGGATGCGGGGATGCGGGCTCTGCCTTTGGCGGCGCTCCATGACGGGCAGCAGTTTCTGGTAGAAAAATACCGCCTGAGTTTGATTCCTAGTGTGGCTCTGACTGATGCAGCTTATGTGCCGCTACAAGAGGCGAAGGTGTTGGCGATGGGGGCGGCGGAATTTGCCGACGCGGCGGTGAGCCCTCTGCCTTCAGTGCCTGGGGAACTGGAGACGATCGCCCGCTACTGGCAAGGGAATACCTTCTTAAACCGGGCATTTACCGTGGGGAACGTGCGCGCCAGACAGCGGCGGGAAGGATACCAAGTCCTGCATCTAGCCACCCACGTGCAGTTTTTTCCCGACAATTTTAGAAAATCTTATATCCAGTTTTATGATAAGCGGCTTTCCTGGAATGGCCTGCAGGAGCTGGTGTGGCGAGATAAGCCACTGGAGCTGCTGGTATTGAGCGCTTGCGAGACAGCCTTTGCGGACCCCACCCAGGATATATCCGGACCGGAACTGGGGATGGCGGGGTTAGCAGCGCAGACGGGGGCGAAGTCGGTGCTAGCGAGCCTGTGGTTGGTAGATGATGCGGCGACCTCTCTGCTGATGCGGGAATTTTACTGGCAGTTGAGCATTCAGAAACAGACAGTGAAAGCGGAAGCACTGCGACGAGCCCAGCTTGCTCTCTTGCGGGACAGGCTGCGGTTTCGGCGGGGGGTGGAGGATGCGGACTTTTCCCATCCTTATTATTGGGCGGCTTTCACCTTAGTGGGCAGTCCCTGGTAA